A genome region from Maridesulfovibrio salexigens DSM 2638 includes the following:
- the hemA gene encoding glutamyl-tRNA reductase, with translation MDHNIYLIGLNHRSAGVDVRERYALTNVEEFESGLLELGVREVMALSTCNRVEILVVCAPEITQPNILEYWAKRCCGSVSELEPNTYCHDGLNAVKHLFRVACSLDSMIVGEPQILGQLKDSYRKAVEAGAARVIINRMLHKSFFVAKRVRTETSIASSAVSISYAAVELAKKIFGELEGQRAMLIGAGEMAELAATHLLNSGVEQISIANRTYSRAEDLAKCMGGSAVSFDNLYDHLVETDIIISSTGAPHAVISAKEMKKVIKKRKYRPMFFIDIAVPRDIDPDVNGLDNVYLYDIDDLKDVVEENKSQREDEAIKANSIVEFETLSFGNWINSLDLQPTIVDLFNRSENVAQQELAKTLKRLGDVDAKTHKALETMAMSIGKKLLHEPVAFLKRRTEEEGKADEFVDLARRMFNLDNETIPADAHCGRKKNRNPEN, from the coding sequence ATGGACCATAATATTTACCTTATCGGCCTCAACCACCGCTCCGCCGGAGTGGATGTGCGTGAGCGTTATGCCTTGACCAACGTTGAAGAGTTCGAATCCGGACTGCTTGAACTTGGCGTGCGTGAAGTAATGGCATTATCCACCTGCAACAGGGTTGAAATTCTTGTTGTCTGTGCCCCTGAAATAACCCAGCCCAATATTCTCGAATATTGGGCCAAAAGATGCTGCGGTTCTGTTAGTGAACTTGAACCCAACACTTATTGCCATGACGGGTTGAATGCGGTGAAACACCTTTTCCGGGTAGCCTGCAGTCTTGATTCAATGATTGTCGGCGAACCGCAGATTCTGGGCCAGCTCAAAGATTCTTATCGCAAAGCCGTTGAAGCAGGAGCCGCACGGGTCATCATCAACCGCATGCTGCACAAATCGTTTTTTGTTGCGAAAAGAGTCCGCACGGAGACTTCCATTGCCTCCAGCGCGGTTTCAATCAGCTATGCGGCGGTTGAGCTTGCCAAAAAGATTTTCGGTGAACTGGAAGGTCAGCGGGCCATGCTTATCGGAGCCGGGGAAATGGCAGAACTTGCCGCTACCCATCTCCTGAATAGCGGTGTGGAGCAGATTTCCATCGCCAACCGAACCTATTCACGAGCCGAAGATCTGGCAAAATGTATGGGGGGAAGCGCGGTTTCTTTTGATAATCTTTATGACCACCTCGTGGAGACCGATATTATTATCAGTTCCACAGGCGCACCGCATGCGGTTATCTCTGCCAAAGAGATGAAAAAAGTCATCAAGAAGCGCAAGTATCGCCCGATGTTCTTCATCGATATTGCTGTTCCGCGCGACATTGACCCTGACGTTAACGGTCTGGACAACGTCTACCTTTATGACATTGATGATCTTAAAGATGTTGTTGAGGAAAATAAATCTCAGCGTGAAGATGAAGCGATCAAAGCCAACTCCATCGTAGAATTCGAAACTCTTTCTTTTGGTAACTGGATTAATTCACTCGACCTGCAGCCGACCATTGTGGACCTTTTCAACCGCAGTGAAAACGTTGCCCAGCAGGAGCTTGCGAAGACTCTTAAGCGACTCGGCGATGTGGATGCCAAGACCCATAAGGCTCTTGAGACTATGGCTATGTCCATCGGTAAAAAACTTCTCCATGAGCCTGTAGCTTTCTTAAAGCGCCGTACGGAAGAAGAAGGCAAAGCTGATGAATTTGTTGATCTTGCCCGCCGCATGTTCAACCTCGATAACGAAACAATTCCTGCTGATGCACACTGTGGCAGGAAAAAGAACCGGAACCCCGAAAATTAA
- a CDS encoding adenylate kinase — MNILIFGPNGSGKGTQGALAKKKYDLDHIESGAIFRKHIGGGTELGMKAKEYIDKGELVPDDITIPMVLDVLQSSGENGWLLDGFPRSIVQAEKLWEALEKDGVKLDFVIEILLPREVAKNRIMGRRLCENDPNHPNNKFIDAIKPDGDKCRVCGGALSERADDQDEDAINKRHDIYYDDNTGTVAAAYFYKDLAPKAGFKYIELNGEGTIEEIKDTLMGQLV, encoded by the coding sequence ATGAATATTCTTATTTTTGGACCCAACGGTAGTGGTAAAGGAACTCAGGGCGCTCTCGCTAAGAAAAAATACGACCTCGATCACATCGAATCCGGCGCTATTTTCCGTAAGCACATCGGTGGCGGTACCGAACTCGGCATGAAAGCTAAAGAGTACATCGACAAAGGTGAACTCGTTCCCGATGATATCACCATTCCTATGGTTCTCGACGTTCTCCAGTCTTCCGGTGAAAACGGCTGGCTGCTCGACGGTTTCCCCCGCTCCATCGTTCAGGCTGAAAAGCTCTGGGAAGCTCTCGAAAAAGACGGCGTAAAGCTCGACTTCGTAATCGAAATCCTGCTGCCCCGCGAAGTTGCTAAAAACCGCATCATGGGCCGTCGCCTCTGCGAAAACGATCCTAACCACCCCAACAACAAGTTCATCGACGCTATCAAGCCCGACGGAGACAAATGTCGCGTATGCGGCGGTGCTCTCTCCGAGCGCGCTGATGACCAGGACGAAGATGCAATCAACAAACGCCACGACATCTACTACGATGACAACACCGGTACTGTTGCAGCTGCATACTTCTACAAAGATCTGGCTCCTAAAGCTGGCTTCAAATACATCGAACTCAATGGTGAAGGCACCATCGAAGAGATTAAAGATACCCTCATGGGTCAGCTCGTTTAG
- a CDS encoding precorrin-2 dehydrogenase/sirohydrochlorin ferrochelatase family protein: MTYYPIFLKVKNRKCLLVGAGSVGIRKLKSILECDPEQVTVLDTAEPGSEMLEISRDQRVVFEQRPFNDDDLDDVFIAFACTNNSELNRRMAELCAEKNILCNIADFPEGSNFIVPSVIRQGDLTLAVSSGGCTPAFTKRIRRELQDIFGPHYANFITLMGRIRPLVLDLGKETSHNTALFRQLVASPILDELEAGDMDRVKKILTRILPQELVPRIPELIDDLI, translated from the coding sequence ATGACTTACTACCCTATTTTTCTTAAAGTGAAAAACCGCAAGTGTTTGCTGGTCGGAGCAGGTTCTGTCGGGATACGCAAACTCAAGTCCATACTTGAGTGCGACCCAGAACAGGTAACGGTTCTCGATACAGCAGAGCCGGGATCGGAGATGCTTGAGATCAGCCGTGATCAACGGGTGGTCTTTGAACAACGCCCTTTTAATGACGATGATCTGGATGATGTATTCATCGCCTTTGCCTGCACAAACAACAGCGAACTTAATCGTCGCATGGCTGAACTTTGTGCTGAAAAAAATATTCTCTGCAATATCGCCGACTTTCCAGAAGGAAGCAACTTTATTGTCCCCTCGGTGATCAGGCAGGGAGATTTAACACTGGCAGTATCTTCCGGGGGGTGCACTCCTGCATTTACCAAGAGGATACGCCGTGAATTACAGGACATTTTCGGTCCACACTATGCAAATTTTATCACTTTAATGGGAAGAATCAGGCCGCTGGTCCTTGACCTCGGCAAGGAAACAAGCCACAACACCGCTTTGTTCAGGCAACTTGTCGCATCTCCTATATTAGATGAACTGGAGGCCGGAGACATGGATCGGGTGAAGAAAATTCTGACCCGGATCCTGCCCCAAGAACTTGTTCCCCGTATACCGGAGTTAATTGATGACCTTATTTGA
- a CDS encoding CheR family methyltransferase translates to MSGLFSGNGFSGNIKITQNEFLKLRDIIYELSGIYLQDNRRFLVENRFAPRLSELQLKSYSAYIEYLKKHPKGKSEELHMLTELITTNETSFFRDNPQLKVFRNYTLKELIDAGNKTGRREIRIWSAGCSSGEEPYTLAIILHEALKDDIRKWRIRITANDISTNVLKMAEKGLYTKYSLRTTPAHVISNYFIEKGNDIYQIKPEVKRLIKFGKINLNQDHSLKLVPKSHIVFCRNVIIYFDKEMKRKVLSAFHNNLLDNGHLYVGHSESLHIVNDMFKPRQHAGTITYHKI, encoded by the coding sequence ATGAGTGGCTTATTCTCAGGAAATGGATTTAGCGGTAATATAAAAATTACTCAAAATGAATTTTTGAAGCTCAGAGATATAATCTATGAGCTTTCGGGTATTTATTTGCAGGATAACAGACGCTTTCTTGTTGAGAATAGATTTGCCCCCCGCCTTTCTGAATTACAATTAAAGAGCTATTCAGCTTATATTGAATATTTGAAGAAGCATCCTAAGGGGAAGTCTGAAGAATTACATATGCTCACCGAGTTGATTACCACTAATGAAACAAGCTTTTTTAGAGATAACCCGCAGCTGAAAGTCTTTCGCAACTATACTCTTAAAGAACTAATTGATGCCGGTAACAAAACAGGGCGGCGTGAAATTAGAATATGGTCAGCAGGTTGTTCCTCCGGAGAAGAGCCTTATACCTTGGCAATTATCCTGCATGAAGCTTTAAAGGATGATATTCGAAAGTGGCGAATTCGTATAACAGCCAATGATATTTCAACAAATGTTTTAAAAATGGCGGAGAAGGGCCTTTATACAAAATATTCATTGCGCACAACTCCCGCCCATGTAATATCGAATTATTTCATTGAAAAAGGTAACGATATTTACCAAATAAAACCGGAAGTTAAGCGCTTAATTAAGTTTGGAAAAATCAATTTGAACCAAGACCACTCACTGAAACTGGTCCCCAAGTCACATATTGTTTTCTGCCGCAATGTGATCATTTATTTCGATAAGGAGATGAAAAGGAAAGTTCTCAGCGCTTTTCATAATAATTTACTTGATAACGGTCACTTGTATGTGGGACACTCTGAATCACTACATATTGTGAATGACATGTTCAAACCCAGGCAGCACGCCGGAACTATTACTTATCATAAAATTTGA
- a CDS encoding HDOD domain-containing protein, with amino-acid sequence MQTVSIEDVQPGMVLAADLMQGGRMLLPSGSVLTNKNISVFKNQGIEELKVVGSDVGEPDEESIDKAFIYARDYFMFINHDDPVVMQLFDVAVYKTAIRIMEGWRLPTTDEQHVTALDDMRDLFFRDEGTIEDIVEAEIKVASFPDIFFKVKEVVEDSTSTAEQIANVVGLDVGLSTQLLKLVNSPLYGFPSEINNLVRAVALIGGKELCTLALGLSTIGYFKDIPPELIDMRSFWMHSLTCGVFCKVIAEKVDGVVPEMMFTAGLLHDVGRLILFKKMPYSAVQTMLFARENFIPLIEAEDMVLGFNHTEVARCMLEKWNFPPTLTEIISSHHAPSKSEMTKEAGILQVADNLALAVGIADGGMYVLPGVDDEVWEILGIDTEILKEIVENYDYQIKELFSNFFN; translated from the coding sequence ATGCAGACAGTGAGCATTGAAGACGTCCAGCCGGGTATGGTGTTAGCAGCAGACCTGATGCAGGGAGGAAGAATGCTTTTACCTTCCGGGTCTGTTCTCACGAACAAGAATATTTCTGTTTTTAAAAATCAGGGAATCGAAGAGCTCAAAGTCGTGGGATCAGATGTTGGCGAACCTGATGAAGAGAGTATCGATAAAGCATTCATCTATGCCCGCGATTATTTTATGTTCATCAATCATGATGATCCTGTTGTGATGCAGCTTTTTGATGTTGCTGTTTATAAAACCGCGATCCGAATTATGGAAGGTTGGCGACTTCCTACTACAGATGAGCAGCACGTGACCGCTCTTGATGACATGCGGGATTTATTTTTCCGTGATGAAGGGACAATAGAAGATATTGTCGAAGCTGAGATAAAGGTTGCATCTTTTCCTGATATTTTCTTCAAAGTTAAAGAAGTGGTTGAAGATTCAACTAGCACAGCTGAACAGATTGCGAATGTTGTAGGTCTTGATGTTGGACTATCAACTCAATTATTAAAGCTGGTTAACAGCCCTCTTTACGGTTTCCCATCTGAAATTAACAACCTCGTCCGGGCCGTAGCCCTGATTGGCGGAAAAGAACTTTGCACTCTGGCACTTGGTCTTTCCACCATCGGCTATTTCAAAGATATTCCGCCTGAACTCATCGACATGCGTTCATTCTGGATGCATTCATTGACTTGTGGAGTTTTTTGTAAGGTCATCGCAGAAAAAGTTGACGGTGTTGTCCCGGAAATGATGTTTACTGCCGGACTCCTGCATGATGTTGGCAGATTAATTCTCTTTAAAAAGATGCCATATAGTGCAGTCCAGACGATGCTTTTCGCCCGCGAGAACTTTATCCCACTGATTGAAGCTGAAGACATGGTTCTTGGTTTCAACCATACTGAAGTCGCACGTTGTATGCTTGAGAAATGGAATTTCCCACCTACCTTAACTGAAATTATCAGTTCACATCACGCTCCCAGTAAAAGCGAAATGACAAAAGAAGCGGGAATTCTTCAGGTTGCAGACAACCTTGCTTTAGCCGTTGGTATAGCTGATGGTGGTATGTATGTTCTTCCCGGAGTAGATGATGAAGTATGGGAAATTTTAGGAATTGATACTGAAATATTAAAAGAAATCGTAGAGAATTACGATTATCAGATTAAAGAATTATTTAGTAATTTCTTTAATTAG
- a CDS encoding cytochrome C assembly family protein, with product MTLFELFQYVTIALYLTGTVCFFIGSLKNNKVLGKLGNLSAVGGFALHTLDLLLAVTLYRGTVLSGGYFYFSLLGWSCILVYFGLWWKLRSTFFALTASPLALLLFLVSLASQSLKVTLPAHLAGLFIGLHIGTIFVSIALMAMAAGAGVAFIYLNNKIKTKANLTGMEKEMPSLNTFDNVNHWSIIIGFPLYTLSLASGFLWARAAFTKMFSWDPKEIVTLVVWFLFAFVFHQRIMVGWRGKKPAILVIIVFVITMISLWGINFFVPTHHSFKV from the coding sequence ATGACCTTATTTGAATTATTCCAGTACGTAACTATCGCCCTCTACCTTACGGGCACTGTTTGCTTTTTCATCGGAAGTCTCAAGAACAATAAGGTGTTGGGAAAACTGGGTAACCTTTCCGCTGTCGGCGGGTTCGCCCTGCACACCCTTGACCTGCTTCTGGCGGTTACTCTTTACAGAGGAACTGTTTTAAGCGGCGGTTATTTTTATTTCAGTCTGCTGGGCTGGAGTTGTATCCTCGTCTATTTCGGACTGTGGTGGAAACTGCGCTCAACTTTTTTCGCGCTCACCGCCTCTCCTCTTGCTCTGCTGCTTTTTCTTGTTTCCCTTGCTTCCCAGAGCCTGAAGGTCACTCTTCCTGCACATCTGGCAGGTCTGTTCATCGGTCTGCATATCGGGACCATCTTTGTCAGCATCGCGCTCATGGCCATGGCTGCCGGGGCCGGGGTCGCATTTATCTACCTGAACAACAAAATTAAAACCAAGGCAAACCTGACCGGAATGGAAAAGGAAATGCCTTCGCTTAATACTTTCGACAATGTAAACCATTGGTCGATTATCATCGGATTCCCTCTTTACACTTTGAGTCTTGCTTCCGGTTTCCTCTGGGCACGGGCGGCGTTCACCAAAATGTTTTCCTGGGATCCCAAAGAGATCGTTACTTTAGTAGTCTGGTTTCTTTTTGCCTTTGTTTTCCATCAGCGCATTATGGTTGGCTGGAGAGGCAAAAAACCGGCAATTCTGGTGATTATCGTTTTTGTTATCACCATGATTTCCTTGTGGGGGATCAACTTTTTTGTCCCCACTCACCATAGCTTTAAAGTCTGA
- a CDS encoding transferase — MKRIKKLINHIISRVNVNLRPMGLDVEQVVKSTIDYGKLTEAYAYYALSIDHPIYFRFRESNLGGSYFLGKCDVDRSIVLRSDIRGDELKTAGTEVDFGGVTTELYRDEVIMVVNSFLFKTLVHNHSRNPEIPELFRIQNTVSMHYANIHGATIEGAYLGAFATADLSQLHNCILGNYCYVQAGDLSKVCIDPGRIWIKADNKYEFDYRYPQATLEKYISWDQDGELVGLFADFLKGRRSDFLPVYDSLSDTFPVWVPENAFVSRYAVVKGDCVIGGNCLVAQRAYIENSVLGTGSNAQENSFIVDSRFAGLVVVAHGGKLVHSNIGEKVFIGFNSFLHGTKDNQVSVGAGSIVMPHTIIHASEPIDIPDETIVWGYVTKQSDLETQSMSLAAFAKGKAFNIGDMSFYGDGAAFIRDFQNRVEHILVENGARYDGNSESRGHAQRTQYVSYNLFQPYLSGEKQGMFPTIIVDDD, encoded by the coding sequence ATGAAAAGAATCAAAAAACTTATTAATCATATTATATCGAGGGTGAACGTTAACCTTCGTCCAATGGGACTAGATGTTGAACAGGTGGTTAAATCCACTATTGATTATGGAAAGTTGACAGAAGCCTATGCGTATTATGCTCTGTCAATTGACCATCCCATTTACTTCCGGTTCCGGGAAAGCAACCTTGGCGGATCATATTTTCTCGGGAAATGTGATGTTGACCGTTCGATTGTCCTCAGGAGTGATATCCGAGGGGATGAATTAAAGACAGCAGGGACTGAGGTTGATTTTGGGGGAGTTACCACAGAGCTTTACCGAGATGAAGTTATCATGGTTGTTAATAGCTTTCTTTTTAAAACCCTCGTCCATAACCACTCCCGAAACCCTGAGATTCCAGAACTTTTCCGTATACAAAACACTGTTTCCATGCACTATGCAAACATCCACGGTGCTACTATTGAAGGTGCCTACCTTGGAGCATTTGCAACTGCCGATCTTTCTCAACTGCATAACTGCATTCTAGGCAACTATTGTTATGTTCAGGCTGGGGACCTTTCCAAGGTTTGCATTGATCCGGGCCGTATCTGGATTAAAGCTGATAATAAATACGAGTTCGACTACCGCTACCCGCAAGCAACCTTAGAAAAATATATTTCTTGGGATCAGGATGGTGAGCTTGTCGGCTTATTTGCTGATTTCCTTAAAGGTCGTAGAAGTGATTTCCTGCCTGTATATGATTCACTTTCAGATACATTTCCGGTTTGGGTTCCGGAAAATGCCTTTGTCAGCCGCTATGCTGTAGTCAAAGGAGACTGTGTGATAGGTGGAAATTGTCTCGTGGCTCAGAGGGCGTATATTGAAAATTCAGTACTCGGCACCGGATCCAACGCGCAGGAGAACAGTTTTATTGTGGATTCCCGATTTGCCGGTTTGGTTGTTGTTGCCCACGGCGGTAAGCTGGTTCATTCAAATATTGGCGAGAAGGTTTTTATCGGCTTTAACTCTTTCCTGCATGGAACTAAAGATAATCAGGTCTCTGTTGGTGCCGGTTCAATTGTTATGCCGCACACAATCATCCACGCCTCCGAACCAATTGATATCCCGGATGAAACAATTGTCTGGGGATATGTGACCAAGCAAAGTGACCTTGAAACACAATCCATGTCTTTAGCTGCATTTGCCAAGGGTAAGGCCTTTAATATCGGTGATATGTCATTTTATGGAGATGGAGCTGCTTTTATCCGTGATTTCCAGAACCGTGTTGAACATATTCTAGTGGAAAACGGTGCCCGTTATGATGGTAATTCCGAGAGCAGGGGGCATGCGCAGAGAACACAGTATGTTTCCTACAATTTGTTTCAGCCTTATCTGAGCGGTGAGAAGCAGGGTATGTTCCCGACTATTATTGTTGATGATGATTAA
- a CDS encoding glycosyltransferase family 9 protein produces the protein MKRALVIQLTRFGDLVQTKRLVLTLQRLGFTVHLCLDRSLENLARIIYPACEIHPLIAHGSGIDGQGIDTVLPVNYEVFKQLFEIDFTEIYNLNFSAMNYALSSMFDPKKVKGHKRVKGQTMKDPWFELGFRLAAERRNNINLVDYWAALSPDMLPAKDVNPVAAPGGKGIGVVLAGRESRRSLPYDVLAPLVMSVRSKIKNKDIFLLGSKAERDAGRKLISKFPAAIAQSTVNLAGETDWKGLVDAVTGLDVVITPDTGTMHLAAHLGVPVLGFFLSSAWCTETGPYGEGHTILQANTDCSPCMESQPCYHDLKCLAPFKDPLTARYLATRKPEHLPAGISVFESGCDFLGTEFILKAGNDPSGVRRQRLRKFIGCHLGVLDIGEHGPFPDLAEKFYKDKDWITA, from the coding sequence ATGAAACGGGCTCTGGTTATACAATTGACAAGGTTTGGCGATCTGGTCCAGACCAAGCGTCTTGTGCTTACTCTGCAACGGCTTGGATTTACAGTGCATCTCTGTCTGGACCGATCTCTCGAGAATTTAGCGCGGATTATCTATCCGGCCTGCGAAATCCATCCGCTGATCGCTCATGGCAGCGGGATAGACGGGCAGGGTATAGATACAGTACTTCCGGTCAACTATGAAGTCTTCAAACAATTATTTGAGATAGATTTTACCGAGATATATAATTTAAATTTCTCAGCCATGAATTATGCCCTTTCATCTATGTTTGATCCCAAAAAAGTCAAAGGCCATAAAAGGGTGAAGGGACAGACCATGAAAGATCCGTGGTTTGAACTTGGATTTCGTCTGGCTGCGGAACGGCGCAATAATATAAATCTGGTTGATTATTGGGCTGCTCTCAGTCCGGATATGCTTCCTGCTAAAGACGTGAATCCTGTTGCCGCACCCGGTGGTAAAGGAATCGGAGTTGTGCTTGCCGGGCGGGAAAGCAGACGATCCCTTCCTTATGATGTTCTGGCTCCGTTGGTTATGTCTGTTCGGTCAAAGATTAAGAATAAAGATATTTTTCTACTCGGCAGTAAAGCTGAGCGCGATGCAGGAAGAAAATTAATATCTAAATTTCCTGCTGCTATTGCACAGAGTACGGTTAACCTTGCCGGAGAGACGGATTGGAAGGGGCTGGTTGATGCTGTTACCGGTCTGGATGTGGTAATTACACCGGACACCGGAACGATGCATCTCGCGGCCCATTTAGGTGTTCCGGTACTGGGCTTTTTCCTTTCCTCGGCTTGGTGTACTGAGACCGGACCATACGGGGAGGGACATACAATACTTCAAGCAAACACGGATTGTTCTCCCTGCATGGAATCCCAGCCCTGTTATCATGATTTGAAATGTCTGGCCCCATTCAAGGATCCGTTAACCGCACGCTACCTTGCAACTCGCAAACCGGAACATCTACCTGCGGGTATTTCCGTATTTGAATCAGGTTGTGATTTTCTGGGTACTGAATTTATTTTGAAAGCCGGAAACGACCCCAGTGGAGTGCGCAGGCAAAGACTGCGTAAATTCATAGGTTGCCATCTGGGTGTACTTGATATTGGCGAACATGGCCCATTCCCTGATCTGGCAGAAAAGTTTTACAAAGATAAAGACTGGATAACAGCTTAA
- the tilS gene encoding tRNA lysidine(34) synthetase TilS: MNSLPAKIQDLTPKLAKLCLDIEKFGKLKSGEDFASKTMLVGVSGGIDSTALLIIATLLARKSGGRVFCAHIDHNLRKESAGDRAFVEELCTELGVPVKSLKADVAGYAAERSIGLEEAGRIIRYDFFKQCLKKFDADFLLLAHHIGDLSEDVVMRLIRGTGWPALAGMDAYDPKRKLLRPLLSTDKDSLEDFLRSIGCPWREDESNTCDDYTRNRIRNHIMPLLYNENPNLGAGLIRLKNQAELDEAFWDEQVAEAIKHVQEVEDGILLPCSILNKYHSALRLRIYKKILDDLGPGHTLFDSIILLDQGFLARKSGSTFQFPGKKVVKVNKAGLLFKVN, translated from the coding sequence ATGAATTCGCTGCCAGCTAAGATTCAAGATTTAACTCCTAAGCTTGCAAAGCTTTGTTTAGATATTGAAAAGTTCGGCAAACTTAAATCCGGTGAAGACTTCGCCTCAAAGACCATGCTCGTTGGCGTATCCGGCGGCATTGATTCTACAGCATTATTGATTATCGCTACCCTGCTCGCCCGTAAATCGGGGGGCAGGGTTTTTTGCGCCCATATTGATCATAACTTGCGGAAGGAATCTGCCGGCGACCGTGCTTTTGTAGAAGAGCTGTGTACTGAGCTAGGCGTTCCGGTCAAATCGCTTAAAGCTGATGTTGCAGGCTATGCAGCGGAACGATCAATAGGACTGGAAGAAGCCGGACGGATCATCCGTTATGATTTTTTCAAGCAGTGCTTGAAGAAATTTGATGCAGACTTTCTATTGTTAGCACACCACATCGGCGACTTGTCTGAAGATGTCGTCATGCGGCTTATCCGAGGCACGGGATGGCCTGCTCTCGCTGGAATGGATGCTTACGATCCAAAAAGGAAACTGCTGCGCCCCCTGCTCTCTACTGATAAAGATTCGCTTGAAGATTTCCTGCGTTCCATCGGTTGCCCGTGGCGGGAAGACGAGAGCAACACTTGCGATGATTACACCCGAAACCGGATTCGTAATCACATCATGCCCTTATTATATAATGAGAACCCAAACCTTGGGGCAGGATTAATCAGACTGAAGAATCAGGCTGAATTGGATGAAGCATTCTGGGATGAACAGGTGGCGGAAGCAATTAAGCATGTTCAGGAAGTTGAAGACGGTATATTGCTACCTTGTTCAATTTTGAACAAATATCATTCTGCATTAAGATTGCGTATTTATAAAAAAATTTTAGATGACCTCGGCCCCGGCCATACCCTCTTTGATTCGATTATACTGTTGGATCAGGGCTTTTTAGCTCGAAAATCCGGTTCAACCTTCCAATTTCCCGGAAAAAAGGTTGTTAAGGTCAATAAAGCAGGACTCTTATTCAAAGTTAATTAG
- a CDS encoding CgeB family protein yields the protein MDNNKVLRILVVLPLYGGSLPVGRFCVSALEKMGHLVETFEAPDFYGAYNAIDDLKVISDRHQYLRNSYLNMLSQAVLAKVETFEPDMVLAMAQAPLTHQALKRLRKDNVKTAMWFVEDFRLFTYWQSFAPFYDVFAVIQKEPFFNELQQIGVENVLYLPLAAHPDFHKPEQLNSIDARKYGGDVSFMGAGYPNRRLAFRKLIHHGLKIWGSEWDGDHVLEPYVQLEGRRVSSDECVKIFNGTKINLNLHSSINADELVSGGDFINPRTFELAACGAFQLVDKRTLMPEAFDDGELAHFENLEDLDLKIGHFLAHPEERESYVEKARARVLKDHTYEVRMQSLIDFTAERFSDWPVERNSEALFNDDFPDELKKDIVMLIEKLGLPANVEFDDLVTAIRSQQGQLSSLDTAVLFLDEWKKIYNR from the coding sequence ATGGATAATAATAAGGTGCTGAGAATTCTGGTTGTTCTTCCTCTCTATGGCGGATCATTGCCTGTGGGCAGGTTCTGCGTTTCTGCATTGGAAAAGATGGGGCATTTGGTTGAGACTTTTGAAGCCCCGGATTTTTACGGAGCCTACAACGCTATTGATGATTTGAAAGTAATTTCGGACAGACACCAATATCTTCGAAACAGCTACTTGAACATGCTGTCGCAGGCTGTATTGGCTAAAGTTGAAACTTTTGAGCCGGACATGGTTCTGGCTATGGCGCAAGCTCCGCTGACTCATCAGGCTTTAAAAAGACTGCGTAAGGATAATGTGAAAACTGCCATGTGGTTTGTGGAAGATTTCCGTTTATTTACATACTGGCAATCATTCGCACCTTTTTATGATGTTTTTGCTGTTATCCAGAAGGAACCGTTTTTTAATGAATTACAACAGATCGGGGTGGAGAATGTCCTCTATCTGCCTTTGGCTGCCCATCCTGATTTTCATAAACCAGAGCAGTTAAACTCAATTGATGCCCGCAAATACGGCGGCGATGTGTCTTTTATGGGTGCAGGATACCCCAATAGGCGTTTGGCATTCCGCAAATTGATTCACCACGGCCTAAAAATCTGGGGAAGTGAATGGGATGGAGATCACGTCCTTGAACCTTACGTTCAGCTTGAAGGCAGACGTGTTTCATCAGATGAGTGTGTTAAGATTTTTAACGGCACCAAGATCAACCTTAACTTGCATTCTTCCATTAATGCCGATGAACTGGTCAGTGGAGGAGATTTTATCAATCCCCGGACTTTCGAGCTGGCAGCGTGTGGAGCGTTTCAGCTTGTAGATAAGCGTACTCTCATGCCTGAAGCGTTTGATGATGGAGAATTGGCCCATTTTGAAAATCTTGAGGATCTTGATCTTAAGATCGGACATTTTCTTGCCCATCCTGAAGAGAGGGAAAGTTATGTAGAAAAAGCCCGTGCAAGAGTTCTCAAAGACCATACTTACGAAGTTCGAATGCAGTCTTTAATTGATTTTACTGCAGAAAGATTCAGCGACTGGCCTGTTGAAAGAAATAGTGAAGCACTATTTAATGATGATTTTCCAGATGAACTGAAAAAAGATATCGTAATGCTAATAGAAAAGCTCGGATTGCCTGCTAATGTTGAGTTTGATGATTTAGTAACAGCTATCCGTTCGCAGCAGGGTCAGTTGAGTTCGTTAGATACAGCGGTTCTTTTTTTGGATGAATGGAAGAAAATATATAACAGATAA